A genomic region of Xanthomonas campestris pv. phormiicola contains the following coding sequences:
- a CDS encoding aminotransferase class V-fold PLP-dependent enzyme: protein MDTRPPRFDPTRRQLLAAAGALPLSAALSGIAGQASAATPPPSTPARGLQGLNQAFEIAGCYLNGAYMHPLSRAAAQAQRGFLDARLMNAGADKVDMGGDRERAMAALGRLLHADRDELAWIPSTMFGENLVLNGLGIPHSRQRVVTDAYHFNGSLFMYMELAKRGLDVQVVRPRDNRIRLEDLDKAITPGTCLVALTLVSSVNGFQHDLKAVCDLAHSRGALVYADLIQAAGNTPIDLHGSGVDFAASSTYKWLMGDFGLGVLYARRASQDALQQIVWGYRQEGDTVSHLLPFDPPGEPPLQTQAIGGLAGKIEVGTLNNSAAAALASSLELIERIGVDAIHAWRQPLLARLHAAIPRLGFDAMTPPDSSSALVSFAQRDVGKRLAPKLKAAGVEVTLYRNYFRVSPSFYNGSDDVERLIEALS, encoded by the coding sequence ATGGACACGCGCCCGCCCCGTTTCGATCCCACCCGCCGGCAACTGCTGGCCGCGGCCGGCGCGCTGCCGCTGTCGGCCGCGCTGTCCGGCATCGCCGGCCAGGCCAGCGCCGCCACGCCGCCACCGTCCACGCCCGCACGCGGCCTGCAAGGCCTCAACCAGGCCTTCGAGATCGCCGGCTGCTATCTCAACGGCGCCTACATGCATCCGCTCAGCCGTGCCGCGGCACAGGCGCAGCGCGGCTTCCTCGATGCGCGGCTGATGAACGCCGGTGCCGACAAGGTCGACATGGGCGGCGACCGCGAACGCGCGATGGCCGCGCTGGGTCGGCTGCTGCATGCCGACCGCGACGAACTGGCGTGGATTCCCAGCACCATGTTCGGCGAGAACCTGGTGCTCAACGGCCTGGGCATTCCGCACAGCCGCCAGCGCGTGGTCACCGACGCCTACCACTTCAACGGCTCGCTGTTCATGTACATGGAGCTGGCCAAGCGCGGCCTCGATGTGCAGGTGGTGCGCCCGCGCGACAACCGCATCCGCCTGGAGGACCTGGACAAGGCGATCACCCCCGGCACGTGCCTGGTCGCGCTGACCCTGGTGTCCAGCGTCAACGGTTTCCAGCACGACCTCAAGGCGGTCTGCGACCTCGCCCACAGCCGCGGCGCGCTGGTCTACGCCGACCTGATCCAGGCCGCCGGCAACACCCCGATCGACCTGCACGGCAGCGGCGTGGATTTCGCCGCCAGCTCCACCTACAAATGGCTGATGGGCGACTTCGGCCTGGGCGTGCTGTACGCGCGCCGCGCCAGCCAGGACGCCTTGCAGCAGATCGTCTGGGGTTACCGCCAGGAAGGCGACACCGTCTCGCACCTGCTGCCGTTCGACCCGCCCGGCGAGCCGCCGCTGCAGACGCAGGCGATCGGCGGCCTGGCCGGCAAGATCGAAGTCGGCACGCTCAACAACTCGGCCGCCGCCGCGCTGGCGAGTTCGCTGGAGCTGATCGAACGCATCGGCGTAGATGCCATCCACGCATGGCGCCAACCCTTGCTGGCGCGCCTGCACGCCGCGATCCCGCGGCTGGGCTTCGACGCGATGACCCCGCCCGATTCCAGCTCCGCGCTGGTGTCCTTCGCCCAGCGCGACGTCGGCAAGCGGCTGGCGCCGAAGCTGAAGGCGGCCGGCGTCGAAGTCACCCTGTACCGCAACTATTTCCGCGTGTCGCCGTCGTTCTACAACGGCAGCGACGATGTCGAACGCCTGATCGAGGCCCTGTCATGA
- a CDS encoding RidA family protein: MKRLTLLLCALLPWTAQAAPAALHHYGTAPGAPFSAAVRAGDTLYVSGQIGSAAQGGLPEDFSAQANNALDNVASALALAGAGMDDVAKCTVMLTDMAQWPAFNALYVRRFKPGHLPARSAIGANALALGAKVEIECIAYLPQATP, from the coding sequence ATGAAACGACTTACATTGTTGCTGTGTGCACTACTGCCGTGGACCGCACAGGCCGCGCCGGCAGCGTTGCACCACTACGGCACCGCGCCCGGCGCGCCGTTCTCGGCCGCGGTGCGTGCCGGCGACACGCTCTACGTCTCCGGCCAGATCGGCAGCGCCGCGCAGGGCGGATTGCCCGAGGATTTCAGCGCCCAGGCCAACAACGCGCTGGACAACGTCGCCAGCGCCCTGGCCCTGGCCGGCGCCGGCATGGACGACGTCGCCAAGTGCACGGTGATGCTGACCGACATGGCGCAATGGCCCGCGTTCAACGCCCTGTACGTGCGCCGTTTCAAACCCGGCCACCTGCCCGCACGCAGCGCCATCGGCGCCAACGCCCTGGCGCTGGGCGCCAAGGTGGAAATCGAATGCATCGCCTACCTGCCCCAGGCCACACCATGA
- a CDS encoding peptidase M61, with the protein MKMPRQRCLFLALAAAASPALAATDAPYAITIHAQADAAGSRIEALLVDEAIPLPATPAGTTVLAMPHVTSNVPTIAGSVDELAARDDRGAVQLRYRDQGEGPVRQRQWYADRDVAGILRFSYRAAMTEALAARGAAPPIELRSEEGAFSGAGATFLLHPTSGRHDIELHWELSALGAGAHAVSSLQGRNARDVDMEALDSSYFMAGKIGLYPRAPDATGFFSAWQGNTPFDAQKLLAWTQQLRQHYQAFFAVPATPYGVFLRRNRVNPGGGMGMYNSFVVTYDDDRGNDPQQLELTLAHEMFHTFQPHMSSQYDGESLADAWFNEGTAVFYQARLPFRYGMIDADAFLKDLNFAAARYYTNLLGNAPNSEVSAKFWQDTRIRTLPYDRGFLYFVTVDDALRKASGGRKSLDDLILAMLHRRQGDKSLGIADWEALLRDNLGEDAVEQLHAMLDGAAPLPASDAFGPCFERISQPMRRYELGFAPAVLTESPRIVRDLIPGSAAAKAGVRNGDAITRPVGQDQLQGEQDGTLTLQLLRDGKPLTASYKPRGETVATWQWKRKQDVAEATCSLPATAQAQ; encoded by the coding sequence ATGAAGATGCCACGCCAACGCTGCCTGTTCCTCGCCCTCGCCGCGGCCGCGTCTCCGGCCCTGGCCGCGACCGATGCGCCCTACGCGATCACCATCCATGCGCAGGCGGACGCCGCCGGCAGCAGGATCGAGGCACTGCTGGTGGACGAAGCCATCCCGCTGCCGGCCACACCGGCCGGCACCACCGTGCTGGCGATGCCGCACGTCACCAGCAACGTGCCCACCATCGCCGGCAGCGTCGACGAACTGGCCGCGCGCGACGACCGCGGCGCCGTGCAACTGCGCTATCGCGACCAGGGCGAAGGCCCGGTGCGGCAGCGCCAGTGGTACGCCGATCGCGACGTCGCCGGCATCCTGCGCTTTTCCTACCGTGCGGCGATGACCGAAGCGCTGGCCGCGCGCGGCGCCGCGCCGCCGATCGAACTGCGCAGCGAGGAAGGCGCCTTCTCCGGCGCCGGCGCCACCTTCCTGCTGCATCCGACCAGCGGCCGGCACGACATCGAACTGCACTGGGAGCTGTCCGCACTGGGCGCGGGCGCGCATGCCGTGAGCAGCCTGCAGGGCCGCAACGCCCGCGACGTCGACATGGAAGCGCTGGACAGCAGCTACTTCATGGCCGGCAAGATCGGCCTGTACCCGCGGGCGCCCGACGCCACCGGCTTCTTTTCCGCCTGGCAGGGCAACACCCCGTTCGACGCGCAAAAATTGCTGGCCTGGACCCAACAACTGCGCCAGCACTACCAGGCCTTCTTCGCCGTGCCGGCCACACCCTACGGCGTGTTCCTGCGCCGCAACCGGGTCAACCCCGGCGGCGGCATGGGCATGTACAACTCCTTCGTCGTCACCTACGACGACGACCGCGGCAACGACCCGCAACAGCTGGAACTGACCCTCGCCCACGAGATGTTCCACACCTTCCAGCCGCACATGAGTTCGCAGTACGACGGCGAAAGCCTCGCCGACGCCTGGTTCAACGAAGGCACGGCGGTGTTCTACCAGGCGCGCCTGCCGTTCCGCTACGGCATGATCGATGCCGATGCGTTCCTGAAAGACCTCAACTTCGCTGCCGCCCGCTATTACACCAACCTCCTCGGCAACGCCCCAAACAGCGAAGTGTCCGCGAAGTTCTGGCAGGACACCCGCATCCGCACCCTGCCCTACGACCGCGGCTTCCTGTATTTCGTCACCGTGGACGACGCGCTGCGCAAGGCCAGCGGCGGCCGCAAATCGCTGGACGACCTGATCCTGGCGATGCTGCACCGTCGGCAAGGCGACAAGTCGCTCGGCATCGCCGACTGGGAAGCGCTGCTGCGCGACAACCTCGGCGAGGACGCGGTCGAGCAACTGCACGCCATGCTCGACGGCGCCGCACCGCTGCCCGCCAGCGACGCCTTCGGCCCCTGCTTCGAACGCATCTCCCAGCCCATGCGCCGCTACGAACTCGGCTTCGCCCCCGCCGTGCTGACCGAATCCCCGCGCATCGTCCGCGACCTGATCCCCGGCTCGGCCGCCGCCAAGGCCGGCGTGCGCAATGGCGACGCGATCACCCGCCCGGTCGGCCAGGATCAGCTGCAGGGCGAACAGGACGGCACCCTCACCCTGCAGCTGTTGCGCGACGGCAAGCCGCTGACGGCCTCGTACAAGCCGCGCGGGGAAACCGTGGCGACTTGGCAGTGGAAGCGCAAGCAGGACGTTGCGGAAGCCACGTGCTCGCTGCCTGCCACCGCTCAGGCGCAATGA
- a CDS encoding DUF4263 domain-containing protein: MPFNTLKQLVAANSGENDIQNHLKANLHLIGRSCTYTPIGDEYLAFSEFEIQRGKVDFCVFADRSRMAVVLIEVKGADFSFLNQDGSINALISEAARQIRERVEYAMTDQFRQEAHEIRRLTLLDRSPFNHVKGPAGLPEVDPGKPLQIRSLVIGGFTRDDTEESRERNRLERHDPKTRFESWNSWIRKNGDIGGSLKNAGH; this comes from the coding sequence ATGCCTTTCAATACTCTAAAACAACTCGTAGCCGCTAACTCGGGCGAAAACGATATTCAGAATCACCTTAAGGCCAACCTGCACCTTATCGGTAGATCTTGCACATATACGCCTATTGGAGATGAGTATTTAGCGTTCTCTGAATTTGAGATACAGCGAGGAAAAGTTGACTTCTGTGTATTTGCAGATCGATCGCGCATGGCGGTAGTGCTAATTGAAGTCAAAGGAGCAGACTTCTCTTTCCTGAACCAAGACGGCTCAATCAATGCACTGATTAGCGAGGCTGCACGCCAAATCAGAGAGCGAGTTGAGTACGCCATGACCGATCAATTCAGACAGGAGGCACATGAAATTCGGCGCCTTACGTTACTTGACAGAAGTCCCTTCAACCACGTCAAAGGGCCAGCAGGCCTCCCTGAAGTCGACCCCGGCAAACCACTTCAGATTCGGAGTCTTGTCATAGGCGGATTCACTCGAGATGACACCGAGGAGAGTCGTGAACGAAACCGCCTTGAACGCCACGACCCGAAGACTCGATTCGAGTCCTGGAATAGCTGGATACGCAAGAACGGTGATATTGGTGGCTCATTAAAAAATGCTGGGCACTAA
- a CDS encoding DUF2971 domain-containing protein — MTDFTQKRELLLAAITAGKYPRHLYKYRNDSIYTDSIFKDLTMWFSAPQSFNDPFDCNLSEISYHTQDEANQFLKHILEGQTDREILLLIGTTIAEAERSLASSKEAILSKTGILCLSKKFENVLMWSHYTNSHKGLVIELDLVHDLDFFLSPIQVRYTDAYEPTNYFKDQHSAISQIISTKSSCWSYEEEVRIVKNNVTGSVFLNPKAIRRVIFGCRSDADFISRIRGLCSVPELEHVLFSQLKSSYGKFALEISDLAT, encoded by the coding sequence ATGACAGATTTCACGCAAAAGAGGGAGTTGCTTCTTGCGGCAATTACAGCTGGGAAGTACCCCCGTCACCTCTATAAGTATCGAAACGACTCGATTTATACGGATTCAATATTTAAAGATTTAACAATGTGGTTTTCTGCACCGCAGTCGTTCAATGATCCTTTTGATTGCAATCTATCTGAGATCTCCTATCATACCCAAGATGAGGCAAATCAATTCCTAAAGCATATTCTAGAAGGCCAGACCGATCGAGAAATATTGCTATTAATAGGAACAACTATTGCAGAGGCGGAGAGATCCCTAGCTTCATCAAAAGAAGCTATCCTTTCCAAGACAGGAATTCTTTGCCTCTCAAAGAAATTCGAAAACGTACTAATGTGGTCTCATTACACAAACTCCCACAAGGGACTTGTCATAGAGCTAGATCTGGTTCATGACTTGGACTTTTTCTTATCTCCTATTCAAGTTCGCTACACTGACGCCTACGAACCAACGAACTACTTCAAAGATCAACACTCAGCAATCAGTCAGATAATTTCAACGAAATCATCTTGTTGGAGCTATGAAGAAGAGGTCAGAATTGTAAAGAACAATGTAACTGGGTCCGTATTTTTAAATCCCAAGGCAATTCGTCGCGTGATCTTTGGTTGCAGATCAGATGCTGACTTCATTTCAAGAATTCGAGGACTCTGTTCCGTTCCCGAACTTGAGCATGTTTTGTTTTCTCAGCTTAAGAGTTCATACGGGAAGTTTGCTCTTGAAATCTCGGATCTGGCAACCTAG